The following DNA comes from Candidatus Atribacteria bacterium ADurb.Bin276.
CTTAAAACAAACTATTCGAAAAAATTTATTAGATAGTATTAAGCCCGATCGTCTTAAAGAAGAAATTCAGCTCATACTGGAACTACCTAATTATTATCGTTATTTAGAACGCCTTTACCAATTGGATATGATACCGTCGATTTTACCAGGTTGTATCTGGAAAAGGGAATATTCCGATCGGTTTATTGATGTTGAAAAAAGACTGCCAGAAGTAAAAACCATTTTAGGAATTGATAGGTTTCTTTATCAACTGACTCCTCTATTCGATGATTTTGACATCAAGCAAATTTCATTATTGCAAAAGCGTTTAGCATTATCTCGTCACTTCACTCATAAAGTAGTGAGTTATCACTCCAAAAAAAGTGAATTTAGGTGGGCTATCGAAGAAAAAGATATTCGTCCCTCAGAGGTTTATCTTCGCTGTCGATCGATACCCCTTGAGTTTTTATATTATTTGCTCAGTTTTTATCCAGAGAATAGCTTGGCAAGTCAGCGATTAAACCGGTATCTTAAAGAATGGATAACCATTAAAACCATTTTAAAAGGCTCAGATTTGCAAGAAATGGGCATTAAAGCTGGTCCTCACTATGCTACAATGCTGGATGAGCTAAAATTGGCAAAAATTGATGGACACGCAATGAACCGTTTAGAAGAAGAACAATTGATTAGGCAATATTGGGAAAGGGTGAAAAAACGTGGGGAACAAAGATAGGATTTTTAGCGGAATGAGACCAACCGGTAAAATGCATATCGGTCATTATCTGGGAGCATTAAAAAATTGGTTGCAGCTCCAAAAAGAATATGACTGTATTTTTGGTATTGTCGATTGGCATGCTTTGACCACCTCTTTTGAACATACTGAGGATATAGAGCGAAATATCATTGATATGGCTATTGATTGGTTTAGTGTGGGTATTGATCCTGAAGTGTGTATTCCTATGATTCAATCGTTGGTTCCGGAACATGCCGAACTTCATCTTCTTCTTTCCATGGTCACTCCCTTGGGGTGGCTGGAGCGAAATCCGGTTTTAAAGCAGCAACTTCAAGACATGGGTTTGAAAGAAGCAGTTGGTTATGGGCATCTTGGCTATCCGGTTTTAATGGCTGCTGACATCATTATTTATCAAGGGGTTAAGGTGCCGGTTGGAGAAGATCAAGTTCCTCATATTGAGATTGCCCGAGAAATGGTACGCCGTTTTCATTATCTCTATCAACAAGAAGTGTTCAAGGAACCACAACCGCTTCTTACTGAAACTCCACGAATCTTGGGAATTGATGGGAAAAAGATGAGCAAGAGTTTAAATAATGCTATTGGTCTATCTGATACCAAAGAAGAATTAAGAACCAAAGTTCTTTCAATGTTTACCGATCCAGAGAAAATTCGAAAACGTGATCCAGGACATCCGGAAAGATGTAATGTCTTTTCTTTTCAGAATATTGTTGGGAATCCTCGAATCGAACAGATTGAAAAAGACTGCCGAACAGGAGATCTGGGGTGTGTTGATTGCAAAAAAGAACTATTGGGATTGATGGTTGATTATCTGGAAAAGATTTCTCCTTTCCGGGGAAGCTATCAAGGGAAAGAACAATTAGTCAAAGATATTTTAGTGGAAGGGAGTCGGAAAGCTCAGACTCTTGCTCGTGAAACAATGAAAAAAGTTCGAGAAGCGATGAATATTGATTACCAAATACCTCGATAGATTATGGATACTGACTGGAAAGATCGGATAGAAAAAGCCAACGCTCTTTGGGAGAGGGTAAATCTGCTCCAAGAAGAGATTGAATTAATTGAAAAACAGTTGAACGAAATTCTCCAGATCGAAGAAGAAGAAATCCTGGAGG
Coding sequences within:
- the trpS gene encoding Tryptophan--tRNA ligase; the protein is MRPTGKMHIGHYLGALKNWLQLQKEYDCIFGIVDWHALTTSFEHTEDIERNIIDMAIDWFSVGIDPEVCIPMIQSLVPEHAELHLLLSMVTPLGWLERNPVLKQQLQDMGLKEAVGYGHLGYPVLMAADIIIYQGVKVPVGEDQVPHIEIAREMVRRFHYLYQQEVFKEPQPLLTETPRILGIDGKKMSKSLNNAIGLSDTKEELRTKVLSMFTDPEKIRKRDPGHPERCNVFSFQNIVGNPRIEQIEKDCRTGDLGCVDCKKELLGLMVDYLEKISPFRGSYQGKEQLVKDILVEGSRKAQTLARETMKKVREAMNIDYQIPR